ACGCCCTACCGCCGCTCGCGCTGTTTCTGAACAGCATGCCCTACTTCTGGTTTGCACTGCTGCTGCTGTACCTGCTGGCCTTCAAGTACAGCTTCTTTCCCCTCAGCGGCAGTCTCGATCCCTTTCTGACGCCGTACAGCGCCGAGTGGTGGTCCTCGCTGCTGCGCCACGCGGTGCTGCCGGCGCTCACCATCATCGTGACGGCAGCGGGGGGCTGGCTGATCACCATGCGCAACAACGTGATGAGCGTGATGAGCGAGGACTACATCGCCTTTGCGCGGGCCAAGGGGCTCAGCGAGAGCAGGCTGCTGAACCGTTACGTCCTGCGCAACGCCTTGCTGCCCAGCTTCACGGCCTTCGGCATGGCGCTCGGTTTTGTGGTGGGCGGCTCGATTCTCACCGAGGTGGTGTTTTCCTACCCCGGATTGGGCTTGCAATTGTTCAACGCCGTCACCACGCTCGACTATCCCTTGATGCAGGCGATTTTTCTATTCATCGCACTGGCGGTATTGATCGCCAACTTCTTCGTGGACGCCTTGTACGCGGTGCTTGATCCGCGCGTGCGTGATGGAAAGACGGCATGAACGGCGTCATCACGATTCTGAGGCGTTCACCACGCGCCTCGCTGGGCCTGGGCATCCTGGTCACCCTGGTGCTGCTGGCCTTGCTGGCGCCCGCCTTCACAGCGCACAGCCCCACCTCACAGGCATACGGCACCTGGCTGAAGCCGGGCGGCGCACACCTGCTGGGCACCACCGCGCTGGGACAAGACATCTGGGCACAGTTGCTGTACGGCGCGCGGCTGACGCTGCTGATCGGTTTCGCTGTCGGTCTGGTCGCCACCGCCATTGCGACCGCCATGGGCCTGGCCGCTGCCTATTTCGGCGGCAAAACTGACGAAGCCATCAACGTGCTGCTGAACGTGTTTCTGGTGCTGCCGGGCCTCCCCCTCCTGATCATCGCCAGCGCTTTCCTGCGGGGCGGCGGCGTGTGGTCAATTATTCTGGTGATTTCCCTGACCGGCTGGGCCTGGGGAGCGCGCGTGCTGCGCTCGCAGGCGCTGGCGCTGCGCAACCGTGATTTCGTACAGGCCGCCGTGGCCAGCGGTGAAGGCGCGGGGCGCATCATCTTCGCCGAGATGCTGCCCAACCTGGCGGGACTGATTGCCGCCAACTTCTTTGGCACGGCGCTGTACGCCGTGCTGAGTGAAGCGGGCCTGGCGTTCCTGGGCATGGGTGACGTGAGCCAGGTGACCTGGGGCACCATGCTGTACTGGGCGCAGGCCAAGGGCTCGCTGCTGCAGGGCGCGTGGTGGTGGGTGGCCGCGCCGGGACTGTGCATCGCGCTGCTGGGGACGGCCTTCGCCCTGATCAACTTCGGCATTGACGAAGTCACCAATCCCAGGGTCATGCACGCCAACAAGGCCACGCGCGTACTGCGGCGGAAACACGCGAATGCCGCGCCGCTGGCCTCGCCGGGCAGCGCCCAATCCCTGCTGGCCATCCGCAACCTCGACGCCGGATACGTGACTCCCGGCGGCAACGTCCGCGCGGTGCGGGACGTGAGCCTCGACGTGGCGCCGGGAGAATTCTTGGGCCTGGCCGGAGAATCCGGCTGCGGCAAGAGCACGCTGGCCTTTGCTGCCACCCGCCTGCTCGACGCGCCGGGCGTGGTGTTCGGCGGCGAAGCCCGGCTGGCTGGAAAGGATCTGCTGGGACTCTCCCCTGAGGAGCTGCGGCGGGTGCGCTGGAAAGACTACAGTCTGGTGTTCCAGGCCAGCATGAACATCCTCAATCCGGTGCTGAAAGTGCGCGAGCAAGTCTATGACGCCATGCAGGCGCACGGGATACAGGACCAGGCCAAACTGGAAGCGCGCGCGCGTGAACTGTTTCAGCTGGTGGGCATCCGCGAGGATTACCTGAGTGCCTACCCCCACCAGCTCTCGGGCGGCATGAAGCAGCGCGTGGTCATCGCCATCGCCCTGGCGCTGGAGCCGAAACTGGTCGTGATGGACGAACCGACCACAGCCCTCGATGTTGTCGTACAACGCCAGATTCTGCAGGAAATCGACGCCGTCCGGCGCCGGCTGGGCATCAGCATCGTGTTTATCACCCACGACCTCAGCCTGCTGGTCGAGATGAGCGACCGCATCGCCATCATGTATGCGGGCGAAGTCGTGGAGGAAGCGAGTGCCAGCGCCATTTACACCCACCCCAAACACCCCTACACCCGCAAGCTCATGAGCGCCTTTCCGCCGCTGGAAGGTCCTCGGGAACGCCGCGCGGGCATTCCGGGACGGCCCCCCGCCCTGTCCCAGTCAATTCAGGGCTGTCCCTTCTTCGAGCGCTGCCCCAGCCGGATGCCCGGCGTGTGCAACGAAAAGCCGCTGCAGAAGTTCGACGAAGCGACCGGGCATTCCGTTGCGTGCTTTCTCTACGATCCCACGGTCGATCCCCAACGCAAGGAGCAGCATGAAGCGCTTGCCAGCGACTGAAATGGCCGCGACGAGTATCGTTGCGGACACCTCAAGTGCCCTTGAACTGCGCGGCCTGACCAAGGTGTTCAGGGTCGGGCGGTCCCAGCAGCCTGTCACCGCCGTCAATAACCTCACGCTGAGCATCAAACGCGGCGAGGTGCTCGGGCTGGTCGGCGAGAGCGGCAGCGGCAAAAGCACGGTCGCGCGCCTCATCGCGCACCTGCACGAACCCACCTCAGGTCAACTGACGGTAACCGGGAGGGAGGTTCCACGCGCCCTGCACGGAGCCGCACTGAGGCAGTTCCGCCGGCACGTGCAGATGATTTTTCAGGACCCTTTCGCGAGCCTCAATCCGCTGCACACCGTGGGGTACATTCTCTCGCGGCCCCTGAGGATTCACGGACTGGCTCGCGGCGCTGAGATACGGACGCAGGTGAACGCGTTGCTCGAACGGGTCGGGTTGTCTCCCGGCGCGAGTTACGCCGCCAAAAAGCCGCATGAACTTTCGGGCGGTCAGCGTCAGCGCGTGGTGATCGCGCGGGCGCTTGCCGCGAAGCCGCAACTGATTCTCGCCGACGAGCCGACCAGCGCGCTCGACGTGTCGATCCGGCTCGACATCATGAATTTGCTGCTCGATCTGCGCGATCAGGAAAGCCTCGCCATGCTGTTCATCACCCACGACCTGGCGGGCGCACGTTACATGAGCGACCGCGTCGCGGTAATGTACGCTGGGCACCTGGTGGAAATCGGTCCCGCAGATCAGGTCATCAACCGTCCGCAAATGCCTTACACGCAGCTCCTGAAAAGCGCCGCGCCAAATCCTGAGGCCGCACTCCGGTCCGGGCCGCTCGAAGCGCGCGGCGAGGTGCCGGACCTGAAGAACCTGCCGCCCGGCTGTCCTTTCGAGCCGCGCTGCCCTTACGCCCGACCGGTATGCCGTGACAGCTTGCCGCGCCTGTACGAAGTCGGACCGGAACATCAGTCGCGCTGCATTCTGCACGATCCGGTTCTGGCCACCCAGCCTCCCCTGCATCCCAGTCCTCAACCGGTCGCCTGACCTGACGCGTCCAGATCCCAAGGAGATTTCTGAAATGACCCAGCCCCTTTCGGCCACCGGCCAGCAGTTTGTCGCGTCCCTTCTTTCGTCCATGACGCTGGACGAAAAGATCGGCCAGATGACGCAACCTGAAAAGAACAGCGTCAAAGCCGGCGACATCGCCCGTCTGTCGCTGGGCAGCGTCCTCAGCGGTGGCGGCGGCAATCCCGAGCCGAACACCCCCATGGCCTGGCGCGCGATGGTGGAGGGCTTTCAGCAGGAAGCACTGCAGTCCCGCCTGAAAATTCCGCTGCTCTACGGCGTCGACGCCGTACACGGACACAACAACGTGGTGGGCACCACTATCTTTCCTCACAATATTGCGCTCGGCGCCACCCGCGACGCCGATCTGGTGCGTCGCATCGGGCGGGCCACCGCGCTCGAAGTGGCAGCCACCGGTGTACGCTGGGACTTCGCGCCGGCCGTGAGCATTCCGCAGGACATCCGCTGGGGCCGGACCTACGAGGGGTACAGCCAGGACCCGCAGGTCGTGTCCGAACTTGCGGTGGCGTACATCGAAGGACTGCGGGGTGAAGCCTGGAACAGCCCGACCTCGGTGCTGCCCAGCGTCAAGCATTTCGTGGCCGACGCAGCCGCGACCTGGGGCACCTCGAAACGCGTCGACCGTCAGGCGCTGAGTCTGGACCGCACGCTGGCGATTGCCAAAATGGGTCAGGGCTTTGTCGAACTGCTCGATCAGGGCGCCTGGCAGATCGATCAGGGCGACGCGCTGATCGACGAAGCGACCCTGCGTGAAGTGCACCTGCCGCCGTACAAGGCGGCCATCGACGCGGGCGCCCTGAACGTGATGGCGTCTTACAGCAGCTGGAACGGCCTCAAGATGCACGCTCACCAATACCTGCTGACCGACGTGCTCAAACAGGAACTGGGCTTTCAGGGCTTCGTCGTGAGCGACTGGGAAGCCATCGATCAGGTGCACGAGGACTTCGACCGTGCGGTGGTCCTGTCCATCAATGCTGGCATCGACATGGTGATGGTGCCCTTCGACTACGAGCGCTTCATCGCCAGCCTGAAGCGAGCGGTCCAGACCGGTGAGGTTCTTGAAGCGCGAATTGACGACGCGGTGCGGCGCATCCTGACGGCCAAGCACGCTCTGGGCCTCTTTGAGCAGCCGTACACCGACCCCGCCCTGCTGGAAGCGGTGGGCAGCGAGGCGCACCGGCACCTCGCCCGCGAAGCCGTGCGCAAGTCACTGGTGTTGCTCAAGAACGAAGGTGACGTGCTTCCCCTGCGGGCGGACGGTCCGGAGATTCTGGTGGCCGGCGCGGCGGCCGATGACATCGGGGCGCAGTGTGGCGGCTGGACGATCAGCTGGATGGGTGGACACGGCAACGTCACCCCGGGCACCAGCATCCTGGAGGGTTTTCAGCAGGCGGCGCCTGGCAAGGTGCATTTCAGTGCTGACGGTGAAGTGGAGCGCCACTACCCGGTTGGTGTGGTCGTGGTGGCCGAAGAGCCGTACGCCGAGGGAATGGGCGACCGTGCCGATCTGTCGCTGTCCGGCGAGCAACTGGCGCTGATCGAGCGGGTACGTGGACGCTGCGAGCGGCTGGTCGTGGTACTGCTGTCGGGCCGGCCCCTGATCATCACAGAGCAGATACCGCAGTGGGACGCGCTGGTAGCCGCGTGGTTGCCCGGCAGTGAGGGGCACGGCGTAGCGGAGGTGCTGTTCGGGCAGTTTCCCTTCATCGGGCGTCTGGCCTTCGACTGGCCCGCGTCGCATCACGACATTCCCCGCCGAGCGGACGCACAGTATCTTTTCCGCATCGGAGATGGGCTCAGGAGCGGCGTGGTGGTCTCGTCCTGAATACCGGGCGGTGATCGGTCCCGTCGCCGACGGGCGCGGCTTACCATACACGGCGCGCCTGTCCTCGGGCTGGCAGGGCCAATCTCAGGTGGTGGGGCGCCGCTCTCGGGCTGCCCCTCGTGTATACTCCCGAGATGATGTGGGCGCGAATGATGCGAGGCACCCCGGGCGAGTAGCGAAAGCGACATCGCACGGGGGCGCATTATGGTGCGCCCCTGAACTTTTGGACCGAGGTACCCCCAAGCCGAGGAGAACGCATGACCGAGGAAAAACGCACTTTTTACGTCACGACGGCCATTGATTACCTGACCGGTCCACCACACATCGGCCACGTCTTTGAAAAGGTACTCACCGACGCGCTCGCGCGCTACCACCGCGCCGCCGGATACGACACCTATTTCCTGACCGGCACCGACGAACACGGCGAGCGTATCCTGAAACTGGCCCGTGAGGCCGGAATGACTCCCCAGGCGTTCGCGGACGAACTGTCGAACAATGCCTTTCGCAAAACCTACGATACCCTGAACGTCAGTTACGACGACTTTATCCGCACCACGCAGGAGCGGCACAAGCGCTACGTGCAGGAAGTCCTGCAACGGGTGTACGACACGGGCGACATCTATTACGCCGAGTACGAGGGGTTGTACTCACTC
The Deinococcus peraridilitoris DSM 19664 genome window above contains:
- a CDS encoding ABC transporter permease; this encodes MPYLLRKFGILLFTLWVAVTLNFILPRLVPGDPIGAMLAKYQGRLDPSAVDALKIAYGLNDQGSVVSQYFTYLGKTVRGDFGRSIGQFPTPVWDIVAQAAPWTIGLIGVCTVLSFLLGSALGLYSAWRRGSRLADALPPLALFLNSMPYFWFALLLLYLLAFKYSFFPLSGSLDPFLTPYSAEWWSSLLRHAVLPALTIIVTAAGGWLITMRNNVMSVMSEDYIAFARAKGLSESRLLNRYVLRNALLPSFTAFGMALGFVVGGSILTEVVFSYPGLGLQLFNAVTTLDYPLMQAIFLFIALAVLIANFFVDALYAVLDPRVRDGKTA
- a CDS encoding dipeptide/oligopeptide/nickel ABC transporter permease/ATP-binding protein; the encoded protein is MNGVITILRRSPRASLGLGILVTLVLLALLAPAFTAHSPTSQAYGTWLKPGGAHLLGTTALGQDIWAQLLYGARLTLLIGFAVGLVATAIATAMGLAAAYFGGKTDEAINVLLNVFLVLPGLPLLIIASAFLRGGGVWSIILVISLTGWAWGARVLRSQALALRNRDFVQAAVASGEGAGRIIFAEMLPNLAGLIAANFFGTALYAVLSEAGLAFLGMGDVSQVTWGTMLYWAQAKGSLLQGAWWWVAAPGLCIALLGTAFALINFGIDEVTNPRVMHANKATRVLRRKHANAAPLASPGSAQSLLAIRNLDAGYVTPGGNVRAVRDVSLDVAPGEFLGLAGESGCGKSTLAFAATRLLDAPGVVFGGEARLAGKDLLGLSPEELRRVRWKDYSLVFQASMNILNPVLKVREQVYDAMQAHGIQDQAKLEARARELFQLVGIREDYLSAYPHQLSGGMKQRVVIAIALALEPKLVVMDEPTTALDVVVQRQILQEIDAVRRRLGISIVFITHDLSLLVEMSDRIAIMYAGEVVEEASASAIYTHPKHPYTRKLMSAFPPLEGPRERRAGIPGRPPALSQSIQGCPFFERCPSRMPGVCNEKPLQKFDEATGHSVACFLYDPTVDPQRKEQHEALASD
- a CDS encoding ABC transporter ATP-binding protein — encoded protein: MKRLPATEMAATSIVADTSSALELRGLTKVFRVGRSQQPVTAVNNLTLSIKRGEVLGLVGESGSGKSTVARLIAHLHEPTSGQLTVTGREVPRALHGAALRQFRRHVQMIFQDPFASLNPLHTVGYILSRPLRIHGLARGAEIRTQVNALLERVGLSPGASYAAKKPHELSGGQRQRVVIARALAAKPQLILADEPTSALDVSIRLDIMNLLLDLRDQESLAMLFITHDLAGARYMSDRVAVMYAGHLVEIGPADQVINRPQMPYTQLLKSAAPNPEAALRSGPLEARGEVPDLKNLPPGCPFEPRCPYARPVCRDSLPRLYEVGPEHQSRCILHDPVLATQPPLHPSPQPVA
- a CDS encoding glycoside hydrolase family 3 protein, which codes for MTQPLSATGQQFVASLLSSMTLDEKIGQMTQPEKNSVKAGDIARLSLGSVLSGGGGNPEPNTPMAWRAMVEGFQQEALQSRLKIPLLYGVDAVHGHNNVVGTTIFPHNIALGATRDADLVRRIGRATALEVAATGVRWDFAPAVSIPQDIRWGRTYEGYSQDPQVVSELAVAYIEGLRGEAWNSPTSVLPSVKHFVADAAATWGTSKRVDRQALSLDRTLAIAKMGQGFVELLDQGAWQIDQGDALIDEATLREVHLPPYKAAIDAGALNVMASYSSWNGLKMHAHQYLLTDVLKQELGFQGFVVSDWEAIDQVHEDFDRAVVLSINAGIDMVMVPFDYERFIASLKRAVQTGEVLEARIDDAVRRILTAKHALGLFEQPYTDPALLEAVGSEAHRHLAREAVRKSLVLLKNEGDVLPLRADGPEILVAGAAADDIGAQCGGWTISWMGGHGNVTPGTSILEGFQQAAPGKVHFSADGEVERHYPVGVVVVAEEPYAEGMGDRADLSLSGEQLALIERVRGRCERLVVVLLSGRPLIITEQIPQWDALVAAWLPGSEGHGVAEVLFGQFPFIGRLAFDWPASHHDIPRRADAQYLFRIGDGLRSGVVVSS